A DNA window from Anser cygnoides isolate HZ-2024a breed goose chromosome 21, Taihu_goose_T2T_genome, whole genome shotgun sequence contains the following coding sequences:
- the KCNJ5 gene encoding G protein-activated inward rectifier potassium channel 4 yields MAGDSRIFMNQDMDIGVVSREPKKIPKQARDDVPIATDRTRLISAEGKKPRQRYMEKSGKCNVHHGNVQETYRYLSDLFTTLVDLKWRFNLLVFTMVYTITWLFFGFIWWLIAYIRGDLDHLEDENWIPCVENLSGFVSAFLFSIETETTIGYGYRVITEKCPEGIVLLLIQAILGSIVNAFMVGCMFVKISQPKKRAETLMFSNNAVISMRDEKLCLMFRVGDLRNSHIVEASIRAKLIKSKQTKEGEFIPLNQTDINVGFDTGDDRLFLVSPLIISHEINEKSPFWEMSRTQLEKEEFEIVVILEGMVEATGMTCQARSSYMDTEVLWGHRFTPVLTLEKDFYEVDYNSFHSTYETNTPVCCAKELAESRREGQLLSHLSSATLLSGGREAETARGEEEEEEEDREPAGMNGANGTAGEVKEDLPV; encoded by the exons ATGGCCGGAGATTCTAGGATCTTCATGAACCAGGACATGGACATTGGAGTTGTATCCAGAGAGCCTAAGAAGATTCCCAAACAGGCTCGGGATGACGTCCCCATTGCCACTGACCGAACCCGCCTCATATCAGCAGAAGGTAAGAAGCCACGCCAGCGTTACATGGAGAAAAGTGGCAAGTGCAATGTACACCATGGAAATGTCCAAGAAACCTACCGATACCTTAGTGACCTCTTCACTACTCTGGTGGACCTCAAATGGCGTTTTAATCTTCTTGTCTTCACTATGGTCTATACCATCacttggttgttttttgggTTCATATGGTGGCTCATTGCCTATATCCGGGGAGACCTGGACCATCTTGAAGATGAAAACTGGATCCCCTGTGTTGAAAATCTCAGTGgatttgtttctgcatttctgttttctattgaGACTGAGACAACAATAGGGTATGGCTATAGGGTCATAACGGAGAAGTGCCCAGAGGGCATTGTACTGCTCCTGATCCAGGCTATTCTGGGCTCCATTGTCAATGCGTTCATGGTGGGATGCATGTTTGTCAAGATCAGCCAACCAAAGAAGAGAGCTGAAACCCTCATGTTTTCTAACAATGCGGTGATTTCCATGAGGGATGAGAAGCTCTGTCTCATGTTCCGTGTTGGAGACCTCCGCAATTCCCACATTGTCGAGGCTTCCATTAGAGCCAAACTGATTAAGTCCAAACAGACCAAAGAGGGAGAGTTCATCCCCTTGAACCAAACAGACATCAATGTGGGATTTGACACTGGAGATGACAGGTTGTTCCTGGTGTCACCTCTTATCATCTCACATGAAATCAACGAGAAAAGCCCCTTCTGGGAGATGTCTCGCACCCAACTGGAGAAGGAAGAATTTGAAATTGTGGTCATCCTGGAAGGAATGGTGGAAGCAACAG GGATGACTTGCCAGGCTCGCAGCTCCTACATGGACACTGAGGTGCTGTGGGGACATCGCTTCACTCCCGTCCTCACCCTGGAGAAGGATTTTTACGAAGTTGACTACAACAGCTTCCATAGCACTTACGAGACCAACACTCCTGTGTGCTGTGCCAAAGAGCTGGCTGAGTCCCGCCGGGAAGGCCAGCTCCTCAGCCACCTCTCCAGTGCCACCCTCCTGAGCGGGGGCAGAGAAGCAGAGACAgcaagaggggaagaagaggaagaggaagaagacagGGAGCCTGCAGGAATGAATGGAGCCAACGGGACAGCAGGAGAGGTGAAAGAAGATCTGCCTGTATAA